In the genome of Allorhizobium ampelinum S4, one region contains:
- a CDS encoding ABC transporter permease, producing MLAILKPGNMINGLRTAGLVLAIVVIAAFVQSQHDSFLGINNLTTLLRSMVALAMIAFAQKLIILLGEIDLSVGSVYGLTSITMATLWLGGGALPFTLPLIPALLVSLAIAAFVGLLNGWFVVKARLPSFIVTLGMLNVAEGLQLLISNAQTFTPAYSDPAPPEWELSIFKAIGQAPLLWNIPSATLWLVASFLLFWFIRHRTVFGFRLAAIGGNAEAARIARLPIVKYKLLVFLISGLMAGLAGIVDFSYVGSVGPRQAGSLQFSVVAAVVIGGASLAGGRGTIVGTLLGAILLSLLTNGLALMGVGSFAQLLFIGIVTIGAVWLDQGSQILIRRAAQRSAAKREAKSE from the coding sequence ATGCTCGCCATACTCAAACCGGGAAACATGATCAACGGGCTGCGAACGGCAGGCCTGGTGCTCGCAATCGTCGTCATTGCGGCCTTTGTGCAGAGCCAGCATGACTCGTTTCTCGGCATTAACAACCTGACGACGCTGCTGCGTTCGATGGTTGCTCTCGCTATGATCGCCTTCGCGCAGAAGTTGATCATTCTGCTTGGCGAGATCGACCTTTCGGTCGGCTCTGTCTACGGCCTGACCTCGATTACCATGGCGACCCTTTGGCTTGGCGGCGGAGCCCTTCCCTTCACTCTGCCACTGATTCCCGCCCTCCTCGTTTCTCTGGCCATCGCCGCTTTCGTAGGCCTTTTGAACGGGTGGTTTGTCGTCAAGGCGAGGCTTCCTTCATTCATCGTAACGCTTGGGATGCTCAATGTCGCGGAAGGTTTGCAGCTTCTGATCAGCAACGCGCAGACATTCACGCCCGCCTATTCCGACCCGGCACCGCCGGAGTGGGAGCTCTCCATCTTCAAGGCCATCGGCCAGGCGCCGCTTCTTTGGAACATCCCGAGCGCGACGCTCTGGCTCGTGGCCTCCTTCCTGCTTTTTTGGTTTATAAGGCATCGCACCGTGTTCGGCTTTCGCCTCGCCGCAATCGGCGGCAATGCCGAAGCTGCTCGCATCGCCCGTCTGCCGATCGTCAAGTACAAGTTGCTGGTCTTCCTCATCAGTGGATTGATGGCCGGTCTGGCCGGCATCGTCGACTTCTCCTATGTCGGCTCGGTCGGCCCGAGACAGGCTGGGTCTCTGCAATTCTCAGTCGTGGCAGCTGTGGTCATCGGCGGTGCAAGCCTGGCGGGCGGTCGCGGAACGATCGTCGGTACCCTGCTCGGCGCGATCCTCCTGTCGCTTCTGACGAACGGGCTTGCGCTGATGGGTGTCGGTTCCTTCGCGCAGCTTCTCTTCATCGGTATCGTCACGATCGGTGCCGTCTGGCTCGATCAGGGTTCCCAGATCCTTATCCGGCGCGCGGCCCAGCGCTCTGCCGCCAAGCGTGAGGCGAAAAGCGAATGA
- a CDS encoding sugar ABC transporter substrate-binding protein, with product METKSRIGVLAALLCASAITPVAAQDKAVPDGVMSHKFAWGDFKLAPRIADKLKTGKPVNIVIQVAGTGVPISGAQFKFGTVKGCEDAKAAGLNANCRLVGPVNPDPAQQINELETLLNSDQVDCLGVQAPLPNQFNAIINRYVDAGVPAMTLNNDAAKSKRFSFSALNEVAAGRFNGEATAKLVREMRLTITEVALGSGGPDEPWAQGRMQGFQEGFKASYPDVKFFNDYKTGLPTSRNYTTAEVIDSVTPFLTGNPKVNLFFHTDQGVEGVARVINNLGLTGKSFTSGFNVSGAILDDIEAGRTLVTIDQGFDNQSEAAVKQCVAYLTKGDVHADPLQYLNPIVITKAGGDGMITVEAAKARLKAALGK from the coding sequence ATGGAAACCAAGTCACGCATTGGCGTTCTTGCTGCTCTTCTCTGTGCAAGCGCGATCACACCGGTCGCAGCGCAGGACAAAGCTGTTCCCGATGGCGTCATGTCGCACAAGTTCGCTTGGGGCGACTTTAAGCTCGCACCCCGCATCGCCGACAAGCTGAAGACCGGAAAGCCGGTCAACATCGTCATTCAAGTTGCCGGAACAGGCGTGCCGATTTCCGGCGCCCAGTTCAAGTTTGGTACCGTCAAGGGTTGCGAAGATGCCAAGGCGGCCGGCCTCAACGCAAACTGCCGCCTGGTCGGCCCGGTCAACCCGGATCCGGCACAGCAGATCAACGAACTTGAGACGCTACTCAACTCTGATCAGGTCGATTGCCTTGGCGTCCAGGCACCGCTACCCAATCAGTTCAACGCCATCATCAACCGTTACGTCGACGCCGGCGTTCCGGCGATGACGCTGAACAACGATGCTGCCAAGTCCAAGCGCTTCTCATTCTCGGCGCTGAACGAAGTTGCTGCCGGACGTTTCAACGGCGAAGCGACGGCAAAGCTGGTCAGGGAAATGCGGCTAACCATAACCGAGGTGGCCCTCGGTAGCGGCGGCCCGGATGAGCCCTGGGCCCAGGGCCGCATGCAGGGCTTTCAGGAAGGCTTCAAGGCCTCCTATCCAGATGTGAAGTTCTTCAACGACTACAAGACCGGCCTGCCGACGAGCCGGAACTACACCACGGCGGAAGTCATCGACAGCGTGACGCCGTTCCTGACGGGCAACCCGAAGGTCAATCTGTTTTTCCATACCGACCAGGGTGTCGAGGGCGTTGCGCGCGTCATCAACAATCTGGGCCTGACCGGCAAATCCTTTACTTCGGGCTTCAACGTCAGCGGCGCAATTCTGGACGATATCGAAGCGGGCCGGACGCTCGTCACCATCGATCAGGGCTTCGACAATCAGTCCGAAGCTGCAGTAAAGCAATGCGTGGCCTACCTGACCAAGGGCGACGTTCACGCTGATCCCCTTCAATACCTGAACCCGATCGTCATCACGAAGGCTGGCGGAGATGGGATGATCACGGTCGAGGCCGCCAAGGCCCGCCTGAAGGCTGCGCTCGGAAAGTAA
- a CDS encoding hydantoinase/oxoprolinase family protein, producing the protein MDNQSRFMLGIDVGGTFTDFVAYDREKRTINVWKVRSVPTDPVVGILNGLSEFAHRDEIDYVRLGTTVGTNAVLERKGATVAYVTTRGFRDIPFIQRGNRRYHYDMSWVKPTPLVKRSHSFELTERLDAKGNVLMALDEAEVRTLAATIRAMPDIQAVAVCTLFSYVNPVHELRIKAILAEELPGLPITASYEILPKWKEYERASTAIADAYLKPVVTRQLASMRKRLDEAKMDANVVVIKSNGGEMTLDAAANAPVNLVLSGPTGGVIASRAVAKLTGIENLVTIDIGGTSSDVATVLDGRERFTTAFEIEWGMPIQIPMIDIRTIGAGGGSIAWIDNGGMLRVGPQSAGANPGPACYSGGGTLPTVTDANVVLGRIDPNNFLGGRMKLDAEAARVAVSSVAEKLGRSIEDTALAILKIANNNMVGALRTVLIEQGLDPRDFTLAGFGGAGPLHTNDLAADMGIPRALVPNHPGQFSASGFILTDARVDRQRTTHITSRHYDPVLGQSILSQLIAEATAELHEQGYTTDIEGHYLLEMRYLGQNYELEMRIDETAFEAADGSALWEAFHRAHKARFGFSSPGDIMEIVSCAVTLVATTPKPDILRLERTAGTAKPKSARSVYFADGSHQAPVYDRGDLLFGDVIPGPAVVEEPASVTVLNPGSTLSVDEFGNLIIDILA; encoded by the coding sequence ATGGATAATCAGTCTCGTTTCATGCTTGGTATTGATGTCGGCGGCACGTTCACCGACTTCGTCGCCTATGATCGCGAAAAGCGCACCATCAATGTGTGGAAGGTCAGATCCGTACCGACGGATCCTGTCGTCGGCATCCTGAATGGCCTCTCCGAGTTCGCGCACAGGGACGAGATCGATTATGTTCGCCTCGGCACGACGGTTGGCACGAACGCAGTGCTCGAGCGCAAAGGCGCAACAGTTGCCTATGTCACGACAAGGGGCTTCCGCGATATTCCCTTCATTCAGCGCGGAAATCGCCGCTATCACTATGATATGAGCTGGGTGAAGCCGACGCCTCTGGTCAAGCGAAGCCATTCCTTCGAGCTGACCGAGCGTCTTGATGCCAAGGGCAACGTGCTCATGGCGCTAGACGAAGCAGAGGTCCGGACCCTGGCGGCGACCATCCGTGCCATGCCGGATATTCAAGCGGTTGCCGTTTGCACCCTGTTTTCCTACGTGAACCCCGTGCACGAGCTGCGCATCAAGGCAATCCTCGCCGAAGAGCTGCCAGGTCTACCGATCACGGCGTCCTATGAAATTCTTCCGAAATGGAAGGAATATGAACGTGCATCGACCGCCATCGCCGATGCCTATTTGAAGCCTGTCGTCACCCGCCAGCTTGCCAGCATGCGCAAGCGTCTGGACGAGGCAAAGATGGATGCCAATGTCGTCGTTATCAAATCGAACGGCGGTGAGATGACGCTGGACGCGGCCGCGAACGCGCCGGTCAATCTCGTTCTCTCCGGTCCGACCGGCGGCGTCATCGCCAGCCGTGCCGTTGCCAAGCTCACCGGCATCGAAAACCTCGTCACCATCGACATCGGCGGAACGTCAAGCGACGTCGCCACTGTTTTGGACGGTCGCGAGCGTTTCACCACCGCATTCGAAATCGAATGGGGCATGCCGATCCAGATCCCAATGATCGACATCCGCACGATCGGCGCCGGTGGCGGCTCTATTGCCTGGATCGACAATGGCGGCATGCTGCGCGTCGGCCCGCAGAGCGCCGGAGCAAATCCTGGGCCTGCCTGCTACAGCGGGGGCGGAACACTTCCAACGGTCACGGACGCCAATGTCGTGCTCGGCCGCATCGATCCCAACAACTTCCTCGGCGGCCGCATGAAGCTCGACGCTGAAGCGGCGCGAGTTGCCGTATCGAGTGTTGCCGAGAAACTGGGTCGCAGCATTGAGGACACAGCATTGGCAATCCTCAAAATCGCCAACAACAACATGGTCGGCGCGCTTCGTACTGTTCTCATCGAACAGGGTCTTGATCCCCGGGACTTTACACTGGCCGGCTTTGGCGGTGCAGGTCCCCTGCATACCAATGACCTTGCCGCTGATATGGGAATTCCGAGAGCTTTGGTTCCCAACCATCCGGGCCAGTTCTCGGCTTCCGGCTTCATACTGACCGACGCCCGCGTCGATCGGCAGCGCACGACGCATATTACCAGCAGGCACTACGACCCGGTGCTCGGCCAGTCCATCCTTTCCCAGCTGATCGCCGAGGCGACGGCGGAGCTGCATGAACAGGGCTACACCACTGACATCGAGGGGCACTACCTGCTCGAGATGCGCTATCTCGGCCAGAACTATGAACTTGAAATGCGGATCGACGAGACGGCCTTCGAGGCTGCCGATGGCAGCGCGCTCTGGGAGGCATTCCATCGCGCACACAAGGCCCGTTTCGGTTTCTCCTCGCCGGGCGACATCATGGAAATCGTAAGCTGCGCCGTCACCCTTGTGGCAACGACGCCCAAGCCGGATATCCTTCGGCTGGAGCGCACCGCGGGAACCGCGAAGCCGAAATCGGCGCGGTCGGTCTATTTTGCCGACGGTTCGCATCAGGCGCCGGTCTACGATCGCGGCGACCTGCTGTTCGGAGACGTCATTCCCGGTCCAGCCGTTGTCGAGGAGCCTGCATCCGTCACGGTGCTCAATCCCGGCAGCACGCTGTCCGTTGACGAGTTCGGAAATCTGATCATCGACATCCTCGCCTGA
- a CDS encoding hydantoinase B/oxoprolinase family protein: MRFSENGYYIEKYLKCANCGQLLYGVSDERLHGGHTLYCSEWCESWDGMRADRSARALLPFEPSAPVASTSTRLAPLDPVTMNILESTMVSVCREMGILLMKTSYSTIFNEGLDFTCAFADKDGEMIAVAEFNPAMIGGMPILMKSCAQEIDFDTLEEGDVILHNDPYRGGLHLPEHTFFKPVFIDGELVGFAVCIGHVAEIGGMVPGAFAGEATEVFQEGLRVPPIKIKKAGKDVDEVWKLLLANVRTPRQNYGDLRAMIASVDLGVDRLTAVIRKYGKDVFKQTCLDLMDYSERRMRAEIASFDDGMYSFEDTVEDDGITAQSYKVAVDVFVQGDEFIADFRRTAKQARGPINATYGVTTSATYNAVLHMTDPSIPKNSGCFRPIKVVSPPGTVANVDFPAPEVAGNTETHPRLAGIVIGAMATCAPERVMAAEAATGTNFVFGGHHPDYDEYFACYDIMAGGWGGRSGFDGNNCNIAINGNCRFNPTEVFETRFPIRVENCELITDSAGAGEYRGGLGYERTLLMTDVAITGSQCTDRHTIRPWALFDGKEGDNGATHVLKASSTEWQNVKEAYGKRSTSKYANIRFEPGDRIRLRTPGGGGFGAPTARAKDAIERDVAEGFVSIEAAEQIYGWTKA, encoded by the coding sequence ATGCGTTTTTCTGAAAACGGCTACTACATCGAAAAATATCTGAAGTGCGCCAATTGCGGTCAGCTGCTCTACGGCGTGTCCGACGAACGCTTGCACGGCGGGCACACGCTTTACTGCAGCGAGTGGTGCGAAAGCTGGGATGGCATGCGCGCGGACCGTTCGGCTCGTGCATTGCTGCCCTTCGAGCCATCGGCGCCAGTGGCATCTACGAGCACGCGGCTTGCACCGCTCGATCCCGTCACCATGAACATCCTTGAATCGACCATGGTTTCGGTCTGCCGCGAGATGGGCATATTGCTCATGAAGACGTCCTATTCGACGATCTTCAATGAAGGTCTCGATTTCACCTGCGCTTTCGCCGACAAGGACGGCGAGATGATTGCGGTGGCCGAATTCAACCCGGCCATGATCGGTGGCATGCCCATCCTGATGAAGAGCTGCGCGCAGGAGATCGATTTCGATACTCTGGAAGAAGGCGACGTCATCCTGCATAACGACCCCTATCGGGGCGGCCTCCATCTTCCCGAACATACCTTCTTCAAACCCGTCTTCATCGACGGCGAACTCGTGGGTTTTGCCGTCTGCATAGGCCACGTCGCCGAGATCGGCGGCATGGTGCCGGGCGCATTCGCGGGCGAGGCGACGGAAGTCTTCCAGGAAGGCCTTCGCGTGCCGCCGATCAAGATCAAGAAGGCCGGCAAAGATGTCGACGAGGTCTGGAAATTGCTTCTCGCCAACGTTCGCACGCCGCGCCAGAACTATGGTGACCTTCGGGCGATGATCGCCAGCGTCGATTTGGGTGTCGACCGTCTGACGGCCGTTATCCGCAAGTATGGCAAGGACGTGTTCAAGCAGACATGCTTGGATCTAATGGATTACTCAGAACGCCGTATGCGCGCCGAAATCGCGTCCTTCGATGACGGCATGTACAGCTTCGAGGACACCGTCGAGGACGACGGCATAACGGCGCAGTCTTATAAGGTCGCCGTCGACGTCTTTGTGCAGGGCGACGAGTTCATCGCCGATTTCCGCCGCACGGCAAAGCAGGCACGTGGTCCGATCAACGCCACTTATGGCGTGACGACAAGTGCTACCTACAATGCCGTCCTGCACATGACGGATCCCAGCATTCCGAAGAACTCCGGCTGCTTCCGCCCCATCAAGGTCGTCTCGCCGCCCGGAACTGTCGCCAACGTCGATTTCCCGGCGCCGGAAGTTGCCGGCAACACCGAAACCCATCCACGTCTGGCCGGGATCGTCATCGGCGCAATGGCGACCTGCGCGCCCGAGCGTGTCATGGCTGCTGAAGCCGCCACCGGCACCAACTTCGTCTTCGGCGGCCATCATCCTGATTATGACGAATACTTCGCCTGCTATGACATCATGGCCGGTGGCTGGGGCGGTCGTAGCGGCTTCGACGGCAACAATTGCAACATCGCCATCAACGGCAATTGCCGCTTCAATCCAACGGAAGTCTTCGAAACCCGCTTCCCCATCCGCGTCGAGAATTGCGAGCTGATCACGGATTCGGCTGGCGCTGGCGAATATCGCGGCGGTCTCGGCTATGAGCGGACTCTGCTGATGACCGATGTGGCCATTACCGGCAGCCAGTGCACGGATCGCCATACGATCAGGCCCTGGGCATTGTTCGACGGCAAGGAAGGCGACAATGGCGCGACCCACGTGCTGAAGGCAAGCTCGACCGAGTGGCAGAACGTGAAGGAAGCCTACGGCAAGCGTTCGACCAGCAAGTACGCCAATATCCGCTTCGAGCCAGGCGATCGCATTCGGTTGCGCACGCCGGGAGGCGGTGGCTTCGGCGCGCCGACTGCGCGTGCGAAGGATGCTATCGAACGCGATGTCGCCGAAGGCTTCGTTTCCATCGAAGCGGCAGAGCAAATCTACGGCTGGACCAAGGCCTGA
- a CDS encoding aminotransferase gives MSMIPNSSAARDVRFHLHAQTNPERHEGEGPLVIAKADGPYIFDDAGTRYLDVMAGLWCASLGFTNDGLAKAASDAYATMGFYHTFGGRASPAVIDAAEAIAQLVPLDDARVFFATSGSEAIETMVKIAWLYHAANGAPQRRKIIARQRAFHGSTIFAASLTGLPHMHREFGLPLEGVVHTLCPDPYREQRKDETTGAFVERLANELEALILAEGADRIAAFIAEPINAGAGVIVPPSGYFERIQAVLDKYGILCLDDEIVCGFGRTGNWFGCQTVGMMPDMMAMAKGLSSSFFPISAVAVSGKIYEAIKSINRDGSLFGHGFTNSGHPVGAAIVTEAIRQYQSMELPRWVQQRGQMLRAKIEPVLAACPYVGQFRGEGLLLAAELVANQETKEPFAAAFCIPQHLQRIAMQKGLMLRPQGNSITFCPPFIIDDAQIDFIVDALLASMKELEQEVISKLPAAG, from the coding sequence ATGTCCATGATACCGAATTCTAGCGCCGCCCGTGACGTTCGTTTTCACCTGCATGCTCAGACGAATCCCGAGCGGCATGAAGGCGAGGGCCCCCTCGTCATCGCGAAGGCAGACGGCCCCTATATCTTCGACGATGCGGGAACCCGTTATCTGGACGTTATGGCTGGACTCTGGTGCGCCTCACTCGGGTTCACCAATGATGGCTTGGCGAAAGCAGCCTCGGACGCTTACGCGACCATGGGCTTCTATCACACTTTCGGCGGCCGGGCTTCTCCGGCCGTCATCGATGCCGCCGAGGCGATCGCGCAGCTGGTCCCGCTGGACGATGCGCGGGTCTTTTTCGCGACCTCCGGTTCGGAAGCGATCGAGACCATGGTCAAGATCGCCTGGCTTTATCACGCCGCCAATGGCGCGCCGCAAAGGCGAAAGATCATCGCAAGACAGCGCGCATTCCACGGCTCCACCATCTTTGCAGCGTCGTTGACCGGCCTTCCCCATATGCACCGGGAATTCGGATTGCCTCTGGAAGGCGTTGTCCACACGCTTTGCCCAGACCCCTATCGCGAGCAGCGTAAGGACGAGACCACGGGAGCCTTTGTCGAGCGCCTCGCAAATGAACTGGAAGCGCTCATTTTGGCCGAGGGAGCTGATAGGATCGCTGCATTTATCGCAGAGCCGATCAATGCTGGCGCCGGTGTCATCGTGCCGCCATCAGGCTATTTCGAACGTATCCAGGCGGTTCTCGATAAATATGGCATCCTCTGCCTGGATGACGAGATCGTTTGCGGTTTCGGCCGCACAGGCAACTGGTTCGGCTGCCAGACGGTCGGCATGATGCCGGACATGATGGCGATGGCGAAGGGCTTGTCGTCATCTTTCTTCCCCATTTCTGCAGTTGCGGTTTCCGGCAAAATTTACGAGGCGATCAAGTCGATCAACAGGGATGGAAGCCTGTTCGGGCATGGCTTCACAAATTCCGGACATCCTGTGGGTGCCGCCATCGTGACGGAAGCCATTAGGCAGTATCAGTCCATGGAGCTGCCCCGATGGGTGCAACAGCGAGGGCAAATGCTGCGGGCGAAAATCGAGCCAGTCCTTGCGGCGTGCCCGTACGTCGGTCAGTTTCGCGGGGAGGGCCTTCTGCTCGCAGCGGAGCTCGTCGCGAACCAGGAAACGAAAGAGCCCTTTGCCGCTGCTTTCTGCATTCCGCAGCATCTCCAGCGTATCGCCATGCAGAAGGGGCTCATGCTCCGGCCGCAGGGCAACTCAATTACCTTCTGCCCACCATTCATTATCGATGATGCCCAGATCGACTTCATCGTGGATGCGCTGCTGGCAAGCATGAAGGAGCTCGAGCAGGAGGTCATTTCCAAATTGCCGGCAGCCGGATAG
- a CDS encoding LacI family DNA-binding transcriptional regulator yields the protein MTTGEGSTKITIKEVAEAAGVSRSSVSNYLNERFANMGLETRERINQAIESLGYRPNNAARQLKTGKVPMVGLLVPTVINPFFGELALAVEQAAGRHNYRVLLCNTMRDAEREYEFEEEMLSFGIRGVITVSPIVGRRKSAPADLAVVAIDARRGDLGSANVDLVNLDNQAATSIAVDHLVSLGHRHIAYVSDSSFTFARASRAAGFEAAVAGHGLSDCPVVVQSFVDGIASYSDVELFEIGRGSVAQLLSSNPRPTAIIALNDMIAVGILSALRQHGVAVPGEMSLVGIDDIVLSQLTTPGLSTIRQPVTQMAEAAVELLIARLRSPTRSSTETVFQPELVRRESTEKPFSHERI from the coding sequence ATGACCACAGGCGAAGGCTCCACGAAAATCACCATCAAAGAGGTCGCGGAAGCCGCCGGCGTTTCTCGCTCCAGCGTTTCGAACTACCTGAACGAGCGCTTTGCAAATATGGGGCTTGAGACGCGGGAGCGCATCAACCAGGCGATCGAGAGCCTCGGCTATCGGCCCAACAACGCTGCACGCCAACTGAAGACGGGCAAGGTACCGATGGTGGGATTGCTGGTTCCCACCGTCATCAACCCGTTCTTCGGTGAACTGGCACTGGCGGTCGAACAGGCTGCGGGCCGGCACAACTATCGTGTCCTGCTGTGCAATACGATGCGCGACGCTGAGCGTGAGTACGAATTCGAGGAGGAGATGCTCAGCTTTGGCATTCGCGGCGTCATCACCGTCTCGCCGATCGTCGGCCGCCGAAAGTCGGCCCCCGCGGATCTGGCGGTGGTGGCAATAGACGCCCGGCGCGGGGATCTCGGCTCGGCAAATGTTGACCTCGTGAATCTAGACAATCAGGCTGCAACGAGCATAGCGGTCGACCATCTCGTGAGTTTGGGACACAGGCATATCGCCTACGTGTCAGACTCGTCGTTCACGTTCGCTCGCGCATCACGGGCTGCAGGGTTCGAGGCCGCCGTCGCTGGACACGGCCTTTCCGATTGCCCTGTCGTCGTCCAGTCCTTTGTCGATGGCATTGCGAGCTATTCCGACGTTGAGCTCTTTGAGATTGGGCGCGGCAGCGTGGCACAATTGCTGTCATCTAATCCGCGTCCAACGGCCATCATCGCCCTTAACGACATGATAGCGGTCGGCATATTGTCTGCTCTCAGGCAGCACGGCGTCGCTGTTCCCGGCGAGATGTCGCTCGTGGGGATTGACGACATCGTGCTGTCGCAGCTGACCACACCTGGCCTTTCCACTATTCGCCAACCTGTGACGCAAATGGCAGAGGCGGCCGTGGAATTGCTGATCGCGCGGCTGCGTTCTCCGACCCGGTCCTCGACCGAAACAGTGTTCCAGCCGGAACTCGTGAGACGCGAATCGACAGAAAAGCCATTTTCGCATGAACGAATATAA
- a CDS encoding IS110 family transposase, whose protein sequence is MTASYDYHIGVDYHKSYSHLVVQDSSGKTLRSGRVKNDRQSLGGFLERYRENSHAVVEATRNWMVMYDWLDDICDDVVLAHPLKVKAIADAKIKTDKIDATVLTHLLRADLVPEAWAPGERARELRVALRERMFYLRLRTMTKNRIVTVFDRYPEQTAQLKKLGDLFGKAGRAQLAQVKVSEIDRIQIDRGLAFIGDIDGRIKQSEATIRAMTKANTNVKLLKTIPGIGEFFARLIDAEIDDIKRFRNAKKLAAYAGLVPSTYSSGGKTFHGKIIRQGNKWLRWAFVEAVAPALASDPQLRAQYEHLKSRGVNKARVAIARKLLTIAFQILRDQRPYERRGGRSEDCASTISRLS, encoded by the coding sequence ATGACTGCCTCTTATGATTACCATATCGGCGTCGACTATCACAAATCCTACAGCCACCTGGTGGTGCAGGACAGTAGCGGTAAGACGCTACGCTCCGGCCGTGTTAAGAACGACCGCCAGTCGCTCGGTGGGTTTCTGGAACGATACCGTGAGAACTCGCACGCGGTTGTCGAGGCGACGCGCAACTGGATGGTGATGTACGACTGGCTCGATGACATTTGTGATGATGTCGTTCTCGCCCATCCGTTGAAGGTCAAGGCGATCGCCGACGCCAAGATCAAGACCGACAAGATCGACGCGACTGTGCTGACGCATCTGCTTAGAGCCGACCTGGTGCCGGAGGCCTGGGCGCCCGGCGAACGGGCCCGAGAACTGCGTGTCGCGCTACGTGAGCGGATGTTTTACTTGCGGCTGCGCACGATGACGAAGAACCGCATCGTCACGGTGTTCGACCGCTATCCGGAGCAGACGGCGCAGTTGAAGAAGCTGGGCGACCTGTTCGGCAAGGCCGGCCGCGCTCAGCTCGCGCAGGTCAAGGTCTCAGAGATCGACCGCATCCAGATCGACCGTGGCCTCGCTTTCATCGGGGACATCGATGGGCGGATCAAGCAATCGGAAGCAACGATCCGGGCGATGACGAAAGCGAACACCAATGTGAAGCTGCTCAAGACGATCCCCGGCATCGGCGAGTTCTTCGCCCGGCTGATCGATGCGGAGATCGACGACATCAAGCGGTTTCGCAACGCCAAGAAGCTCGCCGCCTATGCCGGACTGGTGCCGTCCACCTATTCCTCCGGCGGCAAGACCTTCCACGGCAAGATCATCAGGCAGGGCAACAAGTGGCTGCGCTGGGCCTTCGTCGAGGCGGTGGCACCTGCTCTTGCTAGCGATCCGCAGCTTCGCGCCCAATACGAACACTTGAAATCCAGAGGAGTGAACAAAGCGCGGGTTGCCATCGCGCGCAAGCTTTTGACGATCGCCTTCCAGATCCTGCGTGACCAACGCCCATATGAACGGCGCGGCGGCAGAAGCGAGGATTGCGCGTCGACGATATCCCGGCTGTCCTGA